From Cydia fagiglandana chromosome 24, ilCydFagi1.1, whole genome shotgun sequence, a single genomic window includes:
- the LOC134676553 gene encoding zinc finger BED domain-containing protein 4-like: protein MSGSGERKSLAWQYFVDLKNNKAKCNFCNKIISYKGGGPYNLIRHTKSQHPLVFTAITERNETATNPPSTSTAAPFSAPISNSVSTSAVSASQPESTEPTPGPSSAIFQHTQQSQHSHVPATNSRLPAQKITDYLPKPLTSKKTETVNKHLVKLFAKNYLPFSLVESPEFKDFVRELNPNYQLPSRKTLSNVLVEKYYNITKEKIKAELAESDHVALTTDGWSSDPNDNYISVTAHFINQEADLKAYALECAQYSDRHTAENLAQQLKKICDDWEISHKIVSVSTDNANNVKAAIRLNKWKQVSCFAHTLNLVVQTAIDDIKPTHQKVKRIVELFKRSPLACERLRTMQQNLGEPQLKVKQDVVTRWNSTFDMFERVLAIKNSLQTTLNIHYPDVDGLTGDDLEVLKGATGILAYFKAVTEEMSSERSVTISEIIFITNELKDQCIEHLAIEALPMAVRGLIQSLHDDLESRFSYTEADSVMLESTLLDPRLKKHGFHKDAVCERACSHLNASAASVGEVQELEQPAASDVDPCVQREVNNYFEEPPLPRTHNPLKWWSVKKNVYPRLWQVASRLLCIPATPNYSISSLNNLIMLKVRLNSQEIVRNETQIIGG from the exons ATGTCGGGTTCCGGAGAAAGAAAATCTCTGGCTTGGCAGTATTTTGTGGACTTGAAGAATAATAAAGCGAAATGTAATTTTTGCAACAAGATTATCTCGTACAAAGGCGGTGGCCCATATAACCTTATTCGGCATACCAAAAGTCAGCACCCTCTGGTATTCACCGCAATCACGGAGAGAAACGAGACCGCGACAAACCCGCCTTCCACTTCTACAGCTGCACCCTTTTCAGCTCCTATAAGCAACTCAGTGAGCACGTCAGCCGTGTCAGCGAGCCAGCCTGAGTCAACTGAGCCAACGCCAGGTCCTTCATCCGCCATATTTCAGCATACTCAGCAGTCTCAGCACAGCCACGTACCAGCTACCAACAGTCGCCTTCCAGCTCAAAAAATAACCGACTACTTACCGAAACCCCTTACAAGCAAGAAAACTGAGACAGTAAATAAACACTTAGTAaaattatttgcaaaaaattaCCTGCCGTTTTCTCTTGTCGAGTCCCCGGAATTTAAAGATTTTGTCAGAGAACTGAATCCTAACTATCAACTGCCGTCGCGAAAGACCCTGTCGAATGTACTGGTTgagaaatattataatataaccaAAGAAAAAATCAAGGCTGAGTTGGCTGAATCCGATCATGTCGCATTGACTACAGATGGGTGGTCTTCAGATCCCAATGATAATTACATAAGTGTAACCGCACATTTTATCAACCAGGAAGCCGatttaaaggcatacgcattaGAATGTGCCCAGTATTCCGACCGACACACAGCTGAAAATTTGGcgcaacaattaaaaaaaatttgcgATGACTGGGAGATTTCGCATAAAATTGTTTCCGTTTCGACTGATAACGCCAACAACGTCAAAGCTGCCATAAGGCTTAACAAGTGGAAACAGGTCTCATGTTTTGCCCACACACTCAACCTTGTTGTACAAACAGCTATAGACGATATAAAGCCCACTCACCAAAAGGTGAAGCGTATAGTGGAGCTATTTAAACGCAGCCCTTTGGCGTGCGAAAGGCTAAGAACTATGCAGCAAAACTTGGGAGAGCCTCAACTAAAAGTTAAACAAGATGTCGTCACCCGGTGGAACTCCACGTTCGATATGTTTGAGCGCGTCTTAGCAATTAAAAACAGTCTGCAGACGACGCTCAACATACATTACCCGGACGTGGATGGTCTGACGGGTGACGACCTGGAAGTCTTAAAAGGGGCAACAGGAATCCTCGCATACTTCAAGGCCGTTACGGAGGAGATGAGTTCGGAGAGGAGTGTCACAATTTCGGAG ATAATATTTATAACAAACGAACTCAAAGACCAGTGCATAGAGCACTTGGCCATTGAGGCTTTACCCATGGCTGTTCGTGGCTTAATCCAAAGCCTCCACGATGACCTGGAAAGCCGATTTTCATATACGGAGGCTGATAGCGTAATGCTCGAGAGCACGCTCTTAGACCCCAGATTGAAAAAACATGGGTTTCATAAAGACGCTGTGTGTGAAAGAGCGTGCTCTCACTTGAACGCGTCCGCTGCGTCCGTCGGGGAAGTCCAGGAGCTGGAACAGCCAGCAGCCTCAGATGTCGACCCAT GCGTTCAAAGGGAAGTCAATAATTATTTTGAGGAGCCGCCACTTCCCAGAACCCACAACCCACTTAAGTGGTggtcagtaaaaaaaaatgtatatccACGTTTGTGGCAAGTGGCATCTAGATTGCTTTGTATTCCCGCTAC ACCTAATTATTCTATTTCTTCACTCAACAATCTCATCATGTTAAAAGTAAGACTGAATTCACAGGAAATAGTGCGAAACGAAACGCAAATCATAGGCGGCTGA